One Chroicocephalus ridibundus chromosome 22, bChrRid1.1, whole genome shotgun sequence DNA window includes the following coding sequences:
- the FSTL3 gene encoding follistatin-related protein 3 — protein sequence MARPAPPPPHRQQVAGASRPRPGPSRRPGSAMPLRLALCLLALCSPAAAAHGGICWLQQGKEAKCTMILKTGVTWEECCANGNVDVAWSNYTYPGNKISLLGFLGLVTCHPCKESCEGVVCGPDKVCKMKHGRPQCACAPDCSSLPRKLQVCGSDGYTYRDECDLLTAKCRDHPDLEVMYQGKCKKSCSSVVCPGTHTCVVDQTGSAHCVMCRTAPCPEPTSLDHALCGNNNVTYPSACHLRRATCHRGRSIGVRHYGSCSAAARFSPETDNAEENYV from the exons Atgg ctcggccggccccgccgccgccgcacagGCAACAGGTCGCCGGAGCGTCCCGGCCCCGTCCCGGtccgtcccgccgccccggctcGGCCATGCCGCTGCGGCTGGCGCTCTGCCTGCTCGCCCTctgcagccccgccgccgccgcgcacg GTGGGatctgctggctgcagcaggggaaggaggccAAGTGCACCATGATCCTGAAGACGGGTGTGACGTGGGAGGAATGCTGTGCCAACGGCAACGTGGACGTGGCTTGGTCTAATTACACCTACCCAGGCAACAAGATCAGCCTGCTGGGCTTCCTGGGGCTGGTGACCTGCCACCCCTGCAAAG AGAGCTGCGAGGGGGTGGTGTGCGGCCCCGACAAGGTCTGCAAGATGAAGCACGGGCGTCCCCAGTGCGCCTGCGCCCCCgactgctccagcctgccccGCAAGCTGCAGGTCTGCGGCTCCGACGGCTACACCTACCGCGACGAGTGCGACCTGCTGACGGCCAAGTGCAGAGACCACCCCGACCTCGAAGTGATGTACCAGGGAAAATGCAAAA AGTCCTGCTCCAGCGTGGTGTGCCCCGGCACCCACACCTGCGTGGTGGACCAGACGGGCAGCGCCCACTGCGTGATGTGCCGGACGGCGCCCTGCCCCGAGCCCACCAGCCTGGACCATGCCCTCTGCGGCAACAACAACGTCACCTACCCCTCGGCGTGCCACCTCCGGCGGGCCACCTGCCACCGCGGCCGCTCCATCGGCGTGCGCCACTACGGCAGCTGCTCGG CTGCGGCCAGATTCTCCCCGGAGACGGACAACGCGGAGGAGAACTACGTGTGA
- the PRSS57 gene encoding serine protease 57: MAMAGLFILSLGGSVLLLALAPAGVQGSRIIGGKAVAPHSRPFIASIQMDGQHVCGGFLVWPKWVMTAAHCPIPRHNPLVRVVLGAHRLEDPERSQQVFSVVESIAHPRYNPSSVDNDIRLLKLNESATLNKYVKRIRLPQPDVDLKPGTVCYVLGWGDTSNYGDRPSELMETGTTIIKRSLCRTLWRGKVSSNMMCGASRNATLQGVCAGDSGGPLIFKGKVYGIVSFSGQRCGDRRHPDIYTKISNYIDWTKTKTKTKTKTKTKTKTKTKTKTKTKTKTKTKTKTKTKTKTKTKTKTKTKTKTDPPAHRASRSWAGFYPPLITLITDGS, translated from the exons ATGGCCATGGCTGGACTGTTCATCCTCAGCCTGGGGGGCTCCGTCCTGCTCCTGGCACTGGCCCCGGCAG GAGTCCAGGGGAGCCGGATCATCGGGGGAAAAGCGGTGGCACCTCACTCCCGGCCCTTCATCGCCTCCATCCAGATGGACGGGCAGCACGTCTGCGGGGGCTTCCTGGTGTGGCCCAAGTGGGTGATGACGGCAGCCCACTGCCCCATCCCCAG GCACAACCCCTTGGTGCGGGTGGTGCTGGGCGCCCACAGGCTGGAGGACCCCGAGAGGTCCCAGCAGGTCTTCAGCGTCGTGGAGTCCATCGCCCACCCGCGCTACAACCCCAGCTCGGTGGACAACGACATCCGCCTGCTGAAG CTGAACGAGTCGGCCACGCTGAACAAGTACGTGAAGCGCATCCGCCTGCCCCAACCCGACGTCGACCTGAAGCCCGGCACCGTCTGCTacgtgctgggctggggggacacctCCAACTACGGGGACCGGCCCAGCGAGCTGATGGAAACCGGCACCACCATCATCAAGCGGAGCCTCTGCCGAACCCTGTGGAGGGGCAAAGTCTCGTCCAACATGATGTGCGGGGCCAGCCGCAACGCCACGCTGCAGGGCGTCTGCGCG GGCGACTCCGGGGGCCCCCTGATTTTCAAGGGGAAAGTTTACGGCATCGTCTCGTTCTCTGGGCAGAGATGCGGGGACCGCCGGCACCCTGACATCTACACCAAGATCTCCAACTACATCGACTGG ACCAAGACCAAGACCAAGACCAAGACCAAGACCAAGACCAAGACCAAGACCAAGACCAAGACCAAGACCAAGACCAAGACCAAGACCAAGACCAAGACCAAGACCAAGACCAAGACCAAGACCAAGACCAAGACCAAGACCAAGACCAAGACCAAGACCGACCCAcctgcccacagagccagcagatCCTGGGCAGGGTTTTATCCCCCTTTAATCACCTTAATCACCGATGGCAGCTGA